The Tolypothrix sp. PCC 7712 region AAGCCAATAAAGATATTAACTTGATAAGTAAACTACTTTGCTTGAATAGGCGTAAGGGCTACACCTTGATAATAATGTCCTAAAATTTGGAGGTGGTTTGCTCCACGTCGAGCTAAATTGTAAGCTCCCCACTGGCTCATCCCTAAAGCGTGGCCGTAGCCTAAACCTTGGAGAATAAAACTGCCATCTGCACCTCTTGTTACACGAAAACGGGTACTTTTCAGCCTGAGTGCAGTACGCACTTCTTCTCCCTGTAAAACTTTCGTACCTTTATCGCCAACAATTTTTAGGACTTTCACACTTTGGAAGGGTGAGAAGGCTTCGGGAACTACATCCTTAACATTGCCTACACCAGAAATACGGGAACTAATTTCAGTAGGCGAGAATGTTTTTACCCAACTACATTCGCTAATATTTTGATCGTAGTCTTGAACAGCCCGCAGGTAAGGTTCCTTACTTTGCCAAACATCTTCGACATTCTCAGTATGTCCACCAGAACAAGCATGGAAGACAGAGAGAATAATTTGGTTTTGGTAGGTTAGTACCTGTCCAGCTGTACCATCTACGGCGGCGTAGGTAGTAGGAGTTTCGCTACTAACACCTTTGTAAATTTGCCAGCGATCAGGAGTATCGCCTAGATCATAAATGGGATTGCGATTACGTTGTCTTTCACGTTCGTAGAGAGCGTAGGTACGAGCTGCGATCGCCTGTGCTTTGAGTGCTTCTTGGGGCCATTGGGCATCCATTTCGCCACCAATCACACTGTAGAGATATTCTTCCATATCTACCCAGTTGACAGCACTTAAGCCTTTTTCTGTAGCAACAACTAAAGTTCTACCACGATACCAGCGATCGCCAATATAAACGAATCCTTTACCTGTTGGCTCAATCCAAAATAAACCAGATTGCCATTTATCCAAAGCTACTCCCCCAGGAACAGCTTGGGCATAGAATGAATTCATCGCTGGTAATTGACCCAAAGTCCTACCAGTACTATCTTTGACGCTTGCTGGTGTCGAACTACCAACTTTTACCTGATTAACATCTCTTTCAATGGCGACGCGTAGAATTACAGATGCTTGTGCTGGTGCAACCAAAGCTATCCACAACAGGAAAGTTACCCACCAATGTCGTCCTTTAATCGGGGAAAGTAAAGAGCCAAGTAAAACTTTAAATTTCATGCCTATGGTTTAATCACATTAGTATCTTTTTGACGCTTTGGAGTTATCGCATCCACAAGATGAGACGCTTTACCATCGCTGGAGGTTGCTACCTTTTACTAATTATGCATATTTAATTTAAATTAATACCTCTTAATGAAATTACTGCTGGCAATATTAAATTGATTTAGCAAGAGAAAATTTATTTGAGTCAAAAGTCAAGAGTTGTAGAGACGTGATTCATCGCGTCTTTACTCAGGTAATCTACAGATAATCGTAAGGGCACAATATATTATTGTGCCCTTAGCTGTGTACTTCATTTACCTACAATTGCTGTAACTACTAAAACTTGAGCGAACAGTGCTGTTTATGGAAGACCTTACCAATTACCTTGGTTTGTATCATCCCAGACTTGTAAAGACAATTCATCAAGATAAGACAGGGCACTTTGAATTTGTGTATCTGTTCCTTGTAGTTCTAGGTCAAACCAACCATCCCCAACAGCATTAGCTCCCAAAATTGCCGCAGTAATATTCACAGTTACACCATATTCAGAAACAAGGCGAGAAATCACAGGTTCTTGGTGATAGTCCTTAGGAATTCTCAGTCTTATACGTTTGGTAAGTGAATTGTTATTTGTCATTTGTCATTTGTCATTTGTCATTTGGTAATGGGTAATGGGTAATTGGTAATTGGAATTAAGAATTTTTCCCCTGCCCCCTGCCTCTCCAGTCCCCAGTCCCCAGTCCCAACCAACTCATTCCACATCCTTAATGCGGGTCTTGCGTTCTAAAATTTCTTTCAATACCAGGGTGACAACTGCTAGCAGTGCCAAAAGTACAGCAGCAGAGAAGGCAGCTTCAGTTTCATACTGTTTGTAAGCATCTTCTACAAATAGCGGTAAACTCTGGGTTTTATCAGCGATATTGCCAGATACAACCGAAACTGCGCCAAATTCGCCCATTGCTCTGGCATTGGTGAGAATTAGTCCGTAAAGTAAACCCCAACGAATACTAGGTAAGGTAACACGCCAAAATGTCTGCCAATCATTTGCACCTAATGTTCTGGCGGCTTCTTCTTGATCGCTGCCAAATTCTTCTAAAACGGGAATTACTTCCCTGGCAACAAAGGGCATACTTACAAATGATGTAGCTAGTACCATGCCCGGAAAAGCAAAGATAATTTGAATATCATGTGCTTGTAGCCAAGGGCCAAACCAGCCATTGCGCCCATAAAGCAGTACAATCATTAACCCTGCAACTACTGGCGAGATTGAAAAAGGCAGGTCAATAATACTCAAAACTATCGCCTTACCAGGAAATTTGTGACGCGCGATCGCCCAAGCTGCACAAAGCCCAAATACTGTATTTAGTGGTACAGATATCAGCGCTAGTAACAGTGTTAGCCAAGCTGCGTGGAGAAAGGCGGGTTTAGATAAATTGGCAAAGAACGGGCCTATACCTTTGCCAAAGGCTTGAATAAAAACATTGAGTGCTGGGATATATTGCACCAAAGCTAAATAGGCGATCGCAATCCCAATTAACAGTGCTGGTACCCAACTCTTGGTTTGTTTGGGCTTGATTGTAGGTTGATCAGCTGGAGAGGAGTGAAAACTTGGCTCATTTACCGTCATATCTTCTTGACCAGGCTTGTAAGAGATTAATTGCTAAAAGCAGCACCAAGGAAATTGTCAGCAAAACCATGCCGATGACAGTTGCACCGGAATAGTCATACTGTTCTAAGCGTTGAAAAATTAACACTGGTGCAATTAAATCTTGGTACGGTGTATTAGAAGAAATAATTACAGTAGAGCCATATTCCCCGACTGCACGGGAGAAACCCAAAGCAATACCAGTCAGAATTGTGGGAAATAAAGGCGGTAAAATTACTTTCCAAAAAGTCTGCCATTGAGAAGCACCTAATGACCAAGCGGCTTCTTCAATTTCATGTTCCATTTCCTGAAGCACAGGCTGCACCGTCCGCACAACAAATGGTAGCGAGATAAAAATCATTGCTACCGCAACCCCTGTACGAGTGAATGATACCTTCAATCCCAATGGTGCTAACAGTGAACCAATCCAGCCATTATCACTATATACTGTCGCTAATGTTAAACCTGCT contains the following coding sequences:
- the cysT gene encoding sulfate ABC transporter permease subunit CysT codes for the protein MAISPSFEVDRETPGWKKFLNKLRQIPWTWRITFGYLTVMLFLPIAAMFLKASTEPPARFWEIATSPLALATYNVTFVTSLFAALLNGVFGTLIAWVLVRYDFPLKRIIDATVDLPFALPTSVAGLTLATVYSDNGWIGSLLAPLGLKVSFTRTGVAVAMIFISLPFVVRTVQPVLQEMEHEIEEAAWSLGASQWQTFWKVILPPLFPTILTGIALGFSRAVGEYGSTVIISSNTPYQDLIAPVLIFQRLEQYDYSGATVIGMVLLTISLVLLLAINLLQAWSRRYDGK
- the cysW gene encoding sulfate ABC transporter permease subunit CysW; this translates as MTVNEPSFHSSPADQPTIKPKQTKSWVPALLIGIAIAYLALVQYIPALNVFIQAFGKGIGPFFANLSKPAFLHAAWLTLLLALISVPLNTVFGLCAAWAIARHKFPGKAIVLSIIDLPFSISPVVAGLMIVLLYGRNGWFGPWLQAHDIQIIFAFPGMVLATSFVSMPFVAREVIPVLEEFGSDQEEAARTLGANDWQTFWRVTLPSIRWGLLYGLILTNARAMGEFGAVSVVSGNIADKTQSLPLFVEDAYKQYETEAAFSAAVLLALLAVVTLVLKEILERKTRIKDVE
- a CDS encoding NIL domain-containing protein; its protein translation is MTNNNSLTKRIRLRIPKDYHQEPVISRLVSEYGVTVNITAAILGANAVGDGWFDLELQGTDTQIQSALSYLDELSLQVWDDTNQGNW
- a CDS encoding SpoIID/LytB domain-containing protein, translated to MKFKVLLGSLLSPIKGRHWWVTFLLWIALVAPAQASVILRVAIERDVNQVKVGSSTPASVKDSTGRTLGQLPAMNSFYAQAVPGGVALDKWQSGLFWIEPTGKGFVYIGDRWYRGRTLVVATEKGLSAVNWVDMEEYLYSVIGGEMDAQWPQEALKAQAIAARTYALYERERQRNRNPIYDLGDTPDRWQIYKGVSSETPTTYAAVDGTAGQVLTYQNQIILSVFHACSGGHTENVEDVWQSKEPYLRAVQDYDQNISECSWVKTFSPTEISSRISGVGNVKDVVPEAFSPFQSVKVLKIVGDKGTKVLQGEEVRTALRLKSTRFRVTRGADGSFILQGLGYGHALGMSQWGAYNLARRGANHLQILGHYYQGVALTPIQAK